One Capsicum annuum cultivar UCD-10X-F1 chromosome 2, UCD10Xv1.1, whole genome shotgun sequence genomic window carries:
- the LOC107860791 gene encoding membrane-anchored ubiquitin-fold protein 3 isoform X2: MPDEDLIELKFRLYDGSDIGPFRYSPASTIAMLKQRIVADWPKDKKVSPKAANDVKLIYAGKILENSRTVGQCKTPFGELPNGVITLHAVVQPSLAKAKSV, translated from the exons ATGCCGGATGAGGACTTAATTGAACTCAAATTTCGGTTATACGATGGATCAGATATTGGTCCTTTTCGTTACTCACCTGCTTCCACCATTGCTATGCTTAAACAAAGGATTGTCGCCGACTGGCCCAAag ATAAAAAAGTTTCTCCCAAGGCGGCAAATGATGTAAAATTGATATATGCtggcaaaattttagaaaacagcAGGACTGTTGGTCAATGCAAGACGCCTTTCGGTGAGCTACCAAATGGTGTAATTACCTTGCATGCTGTTGTACAACCATCTTTAGCTAAAGCAAAGTCAG TGTGA
- the LOC107860791 gene encoding membrane-anchored ubiquitin-fold protein 3 isoform X1, producing the protein MPDEDLIELKFRLYDGSDIGPFRYSPASTIAMLKQRIVADWPKDKKVSPKAANDVKLIYAGKILENSRTVGQCKTPFGELPNGVITLHAVVQPSLAKAKSEKKIDKAPNQSICSCSIL; encoded by the exons ATGCCGGATGAGGACTTAATTGAACTCAAATTTCGGTTATACGATGGATCAGATATTGGTCCTTTTCGTTACTCACCTGCTTCCACCATTGCTATGCTTAAACAAAGGATTGTCGCCGACTGGCCCAAag ATAAAAAAGTTTCTCCCAAGGCGGCAAATGATGTAAAATTGATATATGCtggcaaaattttagaaaacagcAGGACTGTTGGTCAATGCAAGACGCCTTTCGGTGAGCTACCAAATGGTGTAATTACCTTGCATGCTGTTGTACAACCATCTTTAGCTAAAGCAAAGTCAG AAAAGAAGATTGACAAGGCCCCAAATCAAAGTATCTGTTCGTGTTCCATATTGTGA